The genome window CAGATtaaaagagaacagagagaagtGACAACTAAAGGCAATGTGAGATCCTGAGTTACACATtgggacagaaaaataaattagttctATAACTGGTGAAATGTAAATAAAGTGTGTAGTTTAACATATTGTACCAtgttaatttccaattttttgtaATTACAGTATGGTTATGTAAGTTATTAACATTAGGGAAAAAAGGGTGAGgggaaatgaaaatttttatctcctttttaaaatttctctggaCTATAACATTATTTTAGTaataaagagtttaaaaataaaacctggatggtgggaagccaaggagggtggatcatctgaggtcaggagttcaagactagcctggccaacatagtgaaactccgtctctactaaaaatacaaaaattagctcggtgtggtggcggtcacctataatcccagctactagggaggctgaggcaggcaaatggcTTGCACCCgagaaacagaggttgcagtgagcccggatcacaccactgcactccagcctgggcaacagagcaagactccatcacaaaaaaaaaacaaaaaaaaggaaaacctaaaTGGATGatctggaggctgagggcagtGGCCTCAATAAAAAGACATAGTTTCCTGGTCCAGTTTCTCGACCTAAACCAACGTTCAGAGCCACTGTAAACTGAAATGGGACTGGGTCCCCAGGAGGAAAGATTTGTAACATCATGGCAAGTATACATGGTAATGATTTTTTCAGTCCTTCTCCAAAGGGTCCTACATCCATTTACTTGAGTAATTGTGCACTCAGGAAAGAAGAATACTCAAACATGTCAAGGACTTTTAGTCACAGTGTCTGTGTTAATATTGATACTCAGATACCCAATTGGCATCCTAGCTTTCCTATCTGGTATGATTGCCCCTTCTCCTAAGAGCAGTGAAGAGGAAGAGCAAGAGGATGAAGAAGTTCTTCAGGGAGAACAAGGAGATTTTAATGATGATGATACCGAACCAGAAAATCTGGGTCACAGGCCTCTCCTCATGGATTctgaagatgaggaagaagaggagaaacgTAGCTCTGATTCTGATTATGAGCAGGCTAAAGCGAAGTACAGTGACATGAGCCCTGTCTACAGAGACAAATCTGGCAGTGGACCAACCCAAGATCTTAATACAATACTCCTCACCTCAGCCCAGTTATCCTCTGATGTTGGAGTGCAGACTCCTAAACAGGAGTTCGATATATTTGGCGCCATCCCCTTCTTTGCAGTGTGTGCTCAACAGCCCcagcaagaaagaatgaaaagaaccTCCCTCAACACAGGTTTCCTGCTGCGGGACTCCAGCAGGAGGAATTCGATGTATTCACAAAGGCGCCTTTTAGCAAGAAGGTGAAAGTACAAGAATGCCATGCGGTGGGGCCTGAGACACATCCCAAAAGCATAGATGTATTTGGCTCCTCCCCATTTCAGCCCTTCCTCACATCAACAAGTAAAAGTGAAAGCAACGAGGACCTTTTCGGGCTTGTGCCCTTTGAGGAAATAACGGGGAGCCAGCAGCAAAAAGTCAAACAGCGCAGCTTACAGAAACTGTCCTCTCGCCAAAGGCGCACAAA of Macaca fascicularis isolate 582-1 chromosome X, T2T-MFA8v1.1 contains these proteins:
- the LOC107128517 gene encoding LOW QUALITY PROTEIN: putative BMP-2-inducible kinase-like protein (The sequence of the model RefSeq protein was modified relative to this genomic sequence to represent the inferred CDS: inserted 1 base in 1 codon; substituted 2 bases at 2 genomic stop codons), which encodes MIAPSPKSSEEEEQEDEEVLQGEQGDFNDDDTEPENLGHRPLLMDSEDEEEEEKRSSDSDYEQAKAKYSDMSPVYRDKSGSGPTQDLNTILLTSAQLSSDVGVQTPKQEFDIFGAIPFFAVCAQQPQQXKNEKNLPQHRFPAAGLQQEEFDVFTKAPFSKKVKVQECHAVGPETHPKSIDVFGSSPFQPFLTSTSKSESNEDLFGLVPFEEITGSQQQKVKQRSLQKLSSRQRRTKQDMSKSNGKGHHGTPTSTKTLKPTYRTPERARRHKKVGRRDSQSSNEFLTISDSKENTGVAETDGKDRENVLXLEESLLDPFGAKPFHPPDLSWHPPHQGLSDIRADHNTVLPGRPRQNSLHGSFHSADVLKMDDFGAMPFTELVVQSITPHQSQQSXPIELYPLGAAPFPSKQ